GCAAACGGAAGGGATCAATTCAGCGAAGCGTAGAAGCTTATTGAGCTTAGTGATGGTGAAGTTACAAACGCCAATGCTCCTGACAAGATTGTCCTTGACAAGCTTCTCCATTTCTCTCCAAACACCTTCCATGTCAAACTCAAGGACGTCCCCTGCCTTTGGTGGCTTACTCGCTCCTTCTCTTAGCCGAAAAGGCCAGTGTATCTGCACATAATTTGAATTTGTAAAGGCTAGAAAGAAAGTATATTCAGTAATCTAGGgaataacaaataaacaaacataCCAGGTAAAGATCAAGGTAGTCTAACTGAAGCTCTTGAAGGGTATTTTGCAGAGCAGGACGCACTCTCTCAGGGGACAACTCTGTACACCTTTACTTACACGCAcgtttatccaaaaaaaaaaaaaacaattagaaaaagagtgaagaagaagTAGTAAAAGAAAGGAATGGGTGTGTTTACCAAAGCTTGGAGGTCACGAAAAGGTCCCTCCTCTCAAGACCAGCGTGCATAGCCCTCTTCATCCCTTGACCGACCTTGTACAAGAGTTAAGgacctttttgtttttttacatcTAAACTAAGAAACTGTCTTTCAGACATaacaagaaaaagagagagagagagagggaccTCATTCTGATCACCATATTCCCAAGCTGTATCAATGTGCCTATAACCACCCTGCAGCATCAAAGGAAGAGTATAGCATTTAGATGATTGATTCCTAGATCAGAACTAACTCAGAGTTGTGAAAGAAATGACCTCGAGGAGGGCAGTGAAAACGGCGTGGGAGGCTTGAGAGCCAGATTGCCAGGTGCCGAGTCCAACGGCTGGGATCTTGTGGCCGCTCAACAGCCTAAACGACTCCGTCTTCTGCCCTTCCGGCGTAAACGTGGTATGTGCCATTATCTACCTCGAGTTCTTCTACCTACATACAAACGCAGACGGGATCTATTTAATGCAGAAACAGGCACCGCCACTTGGCAGAAGACAGCCATCGAGGAGCCGCGTGTCTTGGTCTGCTACTGCTAGTTAAATAGCACAAGTGAGGTGGTTATCAGCTTTCCCGTATAAATTGGGCCTGAAACGTTGGGCCATAGAGAATAATAAAAAGGCTTTTTGGAGGACAAATTAAAGATGGAATATAATTGGTCTGACACTTTATTATCAGCTTTAAGAAGAAGACTGGGGATCGATCGAGTGATAGAGagtgaaacaaacaaaagaagaagaagaagaagaagagaagatgcCGTGCCTTAACATCTCCACCAACGTCAGCCTCGACGGCGTCGATACCTCTTCCATCCTCTCCGAAGCTACCTCTTCCGTCGCCAAAATCATCGGCAAGCCTGAGAACGTATTCTTGATTTAAACCTGATCCATCCTCGTTTGGGGATCTAGGGATTGtttattgttattatcattagaTTGAGTAATAATTTTAGCCAACTTATGAGGCGAAGCGAGGCTCATGACTGTTTCTAGTGCTCATTTCGAACAAGTTGCTTTCTCTTTGCTTGGTTTTTTTCTTGATGAATTTAATTGCTGCATTTTTTTTCATGGTAATTTTGGCAGTATGTGATGATTGTGTTGAAAGGATCAGTGCCTATGGCATTTGGTGGCACCGAGGACCCTGCCGCTTATGGTGAACTT
The window above is part of the Brassica napus cultivar Da-Ae chromosome C3, Da-Ae, whole genome shotgun sequence genome. Proteins encoded here:
- the LOC106433804 gene encoding aldose reductase yields the protein MAHTTFTPEGQKTESFRLLSGHKIPAVGLGTWQSGSQASHAVFTALLEGGYRHIDTAWEYGDQNEVGQGMKRAMHAGLERRDLFVTSKLWCTELSPERVRPALQNTLQELQLDYLDLYLIHWPFRLREGASKPPKAGDVLEFDMEGVWREMEKLVKDNLVRSIGVCNFTITKLNKLLRFAELIPSVCQMEMHPGWRNDQMLQLCRMNGIHVTAYSPLGSQEGGRGLIHDQTVERIAKKLNKTPGQVLVKWGLQRGTSVIPKSSNPERIKENIKVFDWVIPDQDFEALNSISDQKRVMDGEDMFVNKSEGPFRSVADLWDHED
- the LOC125584021 gene encoding macrophage migration inhibitory factor homolog isoform X1, encoding MPCLNISTNVSLDGVDTSSILSEATSSVAKIIGKPENYVMIVLKGSVPMAFGGTEDPAAYGELVSIGGLNPDVNKQLSAAVSAILETKLSVPKSRFFLKFYDTKAHQSQEYAQCLHALHQHY
- the LOC125584021 gene encoding macrophage migration inhibitory factor homolog isoform X2, which encodes MPCLNISTNVSLDGVDTSSILSEATSSVAKIIGKPENYVMIVLKGSVPMAFGGTEDPAAYGELVSIGGLNPDVNKQLSAAVSAILETKLSVPKSRFFLKFYDTKGSFFGWNGSTF